In the genome of Mugil cephalus isolate CIBA_MC_2020 chromosome 21, CIBA_Mcephalus_1.1, whole genome shotgun sequence, one region contains:
- the taf1a gene encoding TATA box-binding protein-associated factor RNA polymerase I subunit A gives MDDLDIELGCHADLEDDNDSIQSTPNKEEKTLALPLVTVAPIGARNKNGFHYSTRMCVEQVREDMLHHKWQEAAENMACLPQILENLDKHQSLPIKELIWRMSTEILHHHPNSTMEDYNNIYERMKHSGVKHYLLICLEHGFHLLLHGQTEDAKRQLSGAESWRYGKESAAQLQRAKLIQAYRSFLDYIIWCDKKFAYSKDSVLDSNDDQTMHNYFRQASVNLREIVENPGVWDPFILSYVEMLEFYEDHEEALKVLNNYAYDKNFPPNPNAHLYLYQYLKRHDAPDKKLMKTMKVLRFLVPSHELMLEYSSLLLQSEKKSDNQKALGVLLEMLDYACWRSNLDVWRRLKAVIQKLQTEKDWKVVVSENMAARKDWWPALHFTSFHAKKDSEENPELLEVKSSLTSILCPDLPLRYTAQLPSNGQGES, from the exons ATGGATGACTTGGATATAGAGCTGGGGTGTCATGCAGACTTAGAAGATGACAATGACTCCATACAGTCCACCCCtaacaaagaggagaaaacattAGCGCTTCCTCTGGTTACTGTGGCCCCTATAG GGGCACGGAATAAAAATGGGTTCCACTACAGCACCCGCATGTGCGTGGAGCAGGTCAGAGAAGACATGCTGCATCACAAATGGCAGGAGGCAGCAGAAAACATGGCATGCTTACCCCAAATTTTAGAAAACTTGGACAAACACCAATCACTGCCGATTAAAGAA CTTATTTGGAGAATGAGCACTGAGATCCTTCACCATCATCCCAACTCAACAATGGAAGACTACAACAACATCTACGAACGAATGAAACATTCAGGAGTTAAACATTACCTGTTG ATCTGTCTTGAACACGGCTTTCACCTACTGCTCCACGGTCAGACTGAAGATGCAAAGCGGCAGCTGTCTGGAGCTGAAAGCTGGAGGTATGGGAAGGagtcagcagctcagctccaaaGGGCCAAACTGATCCAGGCCTACAGGAGCTTTCTGGATTACATCATCTGGTGTGACAAAAAGTTCGCCTACTCCAAAGACA GTGTTTTGGACTCTAATGACGACCAAACCATGCATAACTACTTCAGACAAGCTTCTGTGAATCTACGGGAGATTGTTGAAAATCCAGGCGTCTGGGATCCATTCATACTGAGTTATGTTGAG ATGCTGGAGTTCTACGAGGACCACGAGGAGGCTCTGAAAGTCCTGAACAACTACGCGTACGACAAAAACTTCCCGCCCAATCCCAACGCTCATCTGTATTTGTACCAGTACCTAAAGCGGCACGATGCCCCAGACAagaaactaatgaaaacaatgaaG GTCCTCCGTTTTTTAGTCCCAAGCCATGAGCTGATGTTGGAGTACAGctctctgctgcttcagtcAG agAAGAAAAGTGACAACCAGAAAGCTTTAGGAGTTCTTCTTGAAATGCTGGACTACGCCTGCTGGAGGAGCAACCTGGACGTGTGGAGGCGTTTAAAGGCCGTCATTCAGAAACTCCAGACTGA GAAAGACTGGAAGGTCGTCGTCTCTGAAAATATGGCCGCAAGAAAAGACTGGTGGCCTGCGCTGCACTTCACCAGCTTCCATGCTAAAAAAGACTCTGAGGAGAACCCCGAGCTCCTGGAAGTGAAGTCATCGCTCACAAGTATCCTTTGTCCAG atCTCCCGCTCAGATACACCGCACAACTGCCTTCAAACGGTCAAGGAGAAAGTTGA